From the Conger conger chromosome 14, fConCon1.1, whole genome shotgun sequence genome, one window contains:
- the LOC133109453 gene encoding odorant receptor 131-2-like: MNSTWDPMDMFKDAFIKNFVLVFVAIIFNYISGTLVFIFFTNQIFYTEPRYILYFNMVINDMVMLTLTVAIHVGSYIWPLFKMPVCCIVTIISLITHMNTPLNLAGMAIERYIAICDPLHHAEVCTVRRTYIALAITWGVAAVPAFSDLVITLAMQPLSFFSTAILCFIYNIFNTPYHEVRGTAVQVIYISFVWLTLIYTYFRVLFAAKAASTDPISAQKARNTILLHAVQVMLCMLSYITPWCDIFFLQLFPEQRTTILFSTFFIGSVLPRLLSPLVYGIRDQKLFMYMKGYFLCRLSIVKVNPT, translated from the coding sequence ATGAACTCAACATGGGACCCTATGGACATGTTTAAAGATGCTTTCATCAAGAACTTTGTTCTTGTTTTCGTGGCGATAATCTTCAACTACATCAGTGGGACATTAGTGTTCATCTTCTTCACCAACCAGATATTCTACACTGAGCCGAGGTATATACTCTACTTTAACATGGTGATTAATGACATGGTCATGCTGACATTAACAGTGGCTATACATGTTGGATCCTATATTTGGCCACTTTTCAAAATGCCAGTCTGCTGCATTGTAACTATAATAAGTCTTATCACCCACATGAACACCCCCCTGAATCTGGCCGGCATGGCCATTGAGCGCTACATCGCCATCTGTGACCCTCTGCACCACGCTGAGGTCTGCACTGTACGCAGAACCTACATCGCCCTAGCCATCACCTGGGGTGTGGCAGCCGTGCCTGCGTTTTCGGACCTCGTAATTACACTCGCAATGCAACCACTTAGTTTCTTTTCCACTGCTATTCTTTGTTTTATCTACAATATATTCAATACACCATACCATGAAGTCAGAGGTACAGCAGTGCAagttatttacatttcttttgtgTGGCTAACTTTGATCTATACTTACTTCAGAGTGCTTTTTGCAGCGAAAGCCGCCAGTACAGATCCCATTTCTGCCCAAAAAGCTCGCAACACAATCCTGTTGCATGCTGTGCAGGTAATGCTGTGCATGCTGTCTTATATCACCCCTTGGTGCGACATATTTTTCCTGCAGTTATTTCCTGAGCAGAGGACGACGATACTCTTCTCAACTTTTTTCATTGGGAGTGTTTTACCACGCCTCTTAAGTCCATTGGTCTATGGAATTAGGGACCAGAAGTTGTTTATGTATATGAAAGGATATTTCTTGTGCAGATTGTCTATTGTAAAGGTGAATCCAACTTAA